The following are from one region of the Cytobacillus firmus genome:
- a CDS encoding adenylosuccinate synthase yields MSSVVVVGTQWGDEGKGKITDFLSENAEVIARYQGGNNAGHTIKFNGETYKLHLIPSGIFYSDKICTIGNGMVVDPKALVKELAYLHDKGVTTDNLRISNRAHVILPYHLKLDEVEEERKGANKIGTTKKGIGPAYMDKAARNGIRIADLLDREVFEEKLARNLEEKNRLLERFYETEGFKIEDILDEYYEYGQQIKHYVCDTSVVLNDALDDGRRVLFEGAQGVMLDIDQGTYPFVTSSNPVAGGVTIGSGVGPTKIKHVVGVSKAYTTRVGDGPFPTELDNEIGNQIREVGREYGTTTGRARRVGWFDSVVVRHARRVSGITDLSLNSIDVLTGIETLKICTAYRYNGEVIEEFPASLKVLAECEPVYEELPGWTEDITGCKSLDELPANARHYLERVSQLTGIPLSIFSVGPDRTQTNVVLSPWRQN; encoded by the coding sequence ATGTCATCAGTAGTAGTAGTTGGAACACAGTGGGGAGATGAAGGGAAAGGAAAGATTACAGACTTCCTTTCTGAAAATGCAGAAGTGATCGCACGTTACCAAGGCGGAAACAATGCAGGACATACAATCAAATTCAATGGCGAGACTTATAAGCTTCACTTAATTCCATCTGGAATATTCTATAGCGATAAAATTTGCACAATCGGAAACGGAATGGTTGTTGATCCAAAAGCGCTTGTAAAAGAATTGGCGTACCTTCATGACAAGGGAGTTACAACAGACAACCTGCGCATTTCAAACCGCGCTCATGTCATCCTTCCTTACCACCTGAAGCTGGACGAAGTAGAAGAAGAGCGCAAAGGTGCGAACAAAATCGGTACAACGAAAAAAGGAATCGGCCCTGCTTATATGGATAAAGCAGCCCGCAACGGAATTCGCATCGCGGACCTTCTTGACCGTGAAGTATTTGAAGAAAAGCTTGCGCGCAACCTGGAAGAAAAGAACCGCCTGCTTGAGCGCTTCTATGAAACAGAAGGATTCAAAATCGAAGACATCCTGGATGAATACTACGAATACGGCCAGCAGATCAAGCATTATGTCTGCGACACGTCTGTCGTGCTTAACGACGCATTGGATGACGGCCGCCGCGTGCTGTTCGAAGGTGCACAGGGAGTTATGCTGGATATCGATCAGGGTACGTACCCATTCGTTACATCCTCTAACCCGGTTGCCGGCGGTGTAACAATCGGTTCTGGTGTTGGTCCTACTAAAATCAAGCATGTTGTCGGTGTATCAAAGGCCTATACAACTCGTGTAGGAGACGGCCCATTCCCGACTGAGCTTGATAATGAAATCGGCAACCAAATCCGTGAAGTCGGCCGTGAATACGGTACAACAACTGGCCGTGCCCGCCGTGTCGGCTGGTTCGACAGCGTGGTTGTCCGCCATGCCCGCCGTGTCAGCGGCATCACAGACCTTTCTCTTAACTCCATCGACGTATTGACTGGAATTGAGACATTAAAAATCTGTACAGCTTACCGTTATAACGGAGAAGTGATCGAAGAATTCCCTGCAAGCTTAAAAGTACTGGCTGAATGTGAGCCGGTATACGAAGAGCTTCCAGGCTGGACAGAAGACATTACAGGCTGCAAATCACTTGATGAGCTTCCTGCCAATGCCCGCCACTACCTGGAACGCGTTTCCCAGCTGACAGGAATTCCATTATCCATCTTCTCAGTCGGCCCGGACCGTACACAGACAAACGTAGTGTTAAGCCCATGGAGACAAAACTAA
- a CDS encoding M23 family metallopeptidase, with translation MFKWMKKDTSSSEFTAKSFKKTINRTIAAGFAAAALTFAGGVSASANDDKLVTVYYVYMGDEYIGTVSDKSVIEDLADQKISEAEGSHKGLKLALASELSFVPEQVFESSSEVNESEAIDGLKDKMEVHAEAAALVIGGKEIAYMENEEQAKTALQKIKTSYVSEKDIEALEDRKASSATPLPKLKEDETRLLDVRFTEDVSISEATVKPDEIISADEAVKLLQKGTLEEKKYVVKAGDALSNIASAHDLDMKQLIELNSGLKNDSVIKAGQELNVTVYKPYVKVLADKEVFKKEKIDFEKEIVEDSSMPKGETKVKQEGKEGVRAATYLITEENGQTVKKEVKDEKVLEEPVKQIVIKGTKVIPSRGEGSFAYPAVGGYISSKMGYRWGKMHKGIDIARPSDRTIKAADNGTVVSAGMDGGYGNKIVIDHNNGFRTIYAHLDSISVSVGQTVSKGSKIGIMGTTGDSTGVHLHFEVYKDGKRQDPLKYINK, from the coding sequence ATGTTTAAATGGATGAAAAAAGATACCTCATCATCAGAATTTACAGCGAAAAGCTTTAAGAAAACTATAAATAGAACGATCGCGGCCGGCTTTGCAGCGGCGGCTTTAACATTCGCAGGCGGCGTTTCCGCTTCTGCCAATGATGATAAGCTCGTGACCGTTTATTATGTCTATATGGGTGACGAATATATTGGAACGGTGTCGGATAAAAGTGTCATCGAAGATTTGGCTGATCAAAAGATCAGTGAGGCTGAAGGTTCCCATAAGGGATTAAAGCTGGCGCTGGCATCGGAGCTTTCCTTTGTTCCTGAGCAGGTTTTTGAATCCAGCTCAGAAGTAAATGAATCAGAAGCCATCGATGGCCTAAAAGACAAGATGGAAGTTCATGCCGAAGCAGCTGCCTTGGTGATTGGCGGCAAGGAAATCGCTTATATGGAAAATGAGGAGCAGGCAAAAACGGCCCTTCAGAAAATCAAGACATCCTATGTATCAGAAAAAGACATAGAGGCACTCGAAGATAGAAAAGCATCTTCTGCAACTCCTTTACCCAAGCTGAAGGAAGATGAAACACGTCTTTTAGATGTCCGCTTCACGGAAGATGTTTCCATTTCTGAAGCAACTGTGAAACCGGATGAGATCATCAGTGCAGATGAGGCTGTGAAGCTTTTGCAAAAGGGAACTCTTGAAGAAAAGAAATATGTGGTTAAAGCTGGCGATGCACTAAGCAATATCGCAAGTGCCCATGACCTCGATATGAAGCAATTGATCGAACTGAACAGCGGCCTTAAGAACGATTCAGTCATTAAAGCAGGCCAGGAATTAAATGTGACTGTCTACAAGCCATATGTAAAAGTGTTAGCAGATAAAGAAGTTTTCAAAAAAGAAAAAATCGATTTTGAAAAAGAAATCGTCGAAGACAGCAGCATGCCTAAAGGCGAAACGAAAGTGAAGCAGGAAGGCAAGGAAGGCGTTCGTGCTGCAACCTATCTGATTACGGAAGAAAACGGCCAAACGGTCAAAAAAGAAGTAAAAGACGAAAAGGTTCTTGAAGAGCCTGTGAAGCAAATTGTCATAAAGGGAACAAAGGTGATTCCATCCCGCGGTGAAGGCAGCTTTGCCTATCCGGCAGTCGGCGGCTATATCTCCAGTAAAATGGGATACCGCTGGGGCAAAATGCATAAAGGAATTGACATTGCAAGACCGAGCGACCGCACGATCAAAGCAGCCGATAACGGTACAGTTGTCTCTGCAGGCATGGATGGCGGCTATGGAAATAAAATCGTCATCGACCATAACAATGGCTTCCGCACGATTTATGCCCATCTGGATTCCATCAGTGTCAGCGTTGGCCAAACCGTCTCAAAAGGCTCAAAAATCGGCATAATGGGAACTACTGGTGATTCAACCGGTGTTCACCTGCACTTTGAAGTATACAAAGACGGTAAAAGGCAGGATCCGCTAAAATATATAAATAAATAA
- the yycF gene encoding response regulator YycF, giving the protein MDKKILVVDDEKPIADILQFNLKKEGYEVVCAYDGNDALEKVEEIKPDLILLDIMLPQRDGIEVCREVRKKYDMPIIMLTAKDSEIDKVLGLELGADDYVTKPFSTRELIARVKANMRRHQQVAKAEEEDESNEIEVGSLTIHPDAYVVSKRGETIELTHREFELLHYLAKHIGQVMTREHLLQTVWGYDYYGDVRTVDVTVRRLREKIEDNPSHPTWIVTRRGVGYYLRNPEQE; this is encoded by the coding sequence ATGGATAAAAAAATTCTGGTTGTAGACGATGAGAAACCAATTGCAGATATTCTGCAGTTCAATTTAAAAAAAGAAGGCTATGAAGTGGTGTGTGCCTATGATGGCAATGACGCCCTTGAAAAGGTGGAAGAAATCAAGCCGGACTTGATTTTGCTTGATATCATGCTTCCGCAGAGGGATGGCATTGAGGTTTGCCGCGAAGTGCGCAAGAAATACGATATGCCGATCATTATGCTGACAGCAAAAGATTCTGAAATTGATAAAGTTCTGGGTCTTGAGCTGGGTGCAGATGATTATGTAACAAAGCCGTTCAGCACGAGAGAACTGATTGCCCGTGTGAAGGCTAATATGAGGCGCCATCAGCAGGTTGCCAAGGCAGAGGAAGAAGATGAATCCAACGAAATCGAAGTGGGTTCACTGACAATCCATCCGGATGCCTACGTGGTTTCCAAACGCGGTGAGACGATTGAATTAACACACCGTGAGTTTGAGCTCCTTCACTACCTGGCCAAGCATATTGGACAAGTCATGACGAGGGAACATCTTCTTCAAACCGTATGGGGCTATGATTATTATGGTGATGTCCGTACAGTTGACGTAACCGTCAGGAGACTGCGGGAAAAAATCGAGGATAATCCAAGCCACCCGACATGGATCGTGACAAGAAGAGGAGTCGGTTATTACTTGCGGAATCCTGAACAGGAGTAA
- the walK gene encoding cell wall metabolism sensor histidine kinase WalK, producing the protein MEKVGFFRSIHLKFVIIYVLLILVAMQIIGVYFVRQLESTLQENFKDAIQERVNLLSYYVEEQMTKVRLPDEEAPSLEEDIRRLLSDYNSADISEVRVIEGESLRILGTSDPDNQGVVGGRSTDNLIKMAIATKQPVKEDFVDQGQRIWVLVTPIKNNNGEVNGAIYLVAKIENIYDQMRQINNIFTSGIAIALAITAILGILLAQTVTRPISDMRKQALAMAKGNFSRKVKVYGYDEIGQLAITFNSLTKKLQEAHATTEGERRKLSSVLSYMTDGVIATDRKGRVILINEPAAKMLNVSRETVLSSPIVSLLGLEEDYTFEELLNERDSVILDYSTKTKTLILRANFSVIQKETGFVNGLITVLHDITEQEKIDMERREFVANVSHELRTPLTTMRSYLEALADGAWKDEEIAPNFLDVTQNETERMIRLVNDLLQLSKMDSKDYRLSKDWIDFIFFYNRIIDRFEMTKQQNVSFERRLPDHSAFVEIDKDKLTQVLDNIISNALKYSPEGGKVTFGIEEKDEFIIVSVSDQGVGIPKENIEQIFERFYRVDKARTRKLGGTGLGLAIAKEMVEAHGGKIWAASTEGKGTTISFSLPYVRSEEDDWE; encoded by the coding sequence ATGGAAAAGGTGGGTTTTTTTCGGTCCATTCATTTGAAGTTTGTGATCATTTACGTTCTTCTCATCCTGGTAGCGATGCAGATTATCGGAGTCTACTTTGTCAGGCAGCTGGAATCGACCTTACAGGAAAATTTCAAAGATGCCATTCAGGAGAGGGTTAATCTTCTCAGCTATTATGTGGAGGAACAGATGACCAAGGTAAGGCTTCCCGATGAGGAGGCCCCTTCCCTCGAGGAAGATATCAGAAGGCTGTTAAGTGATTACAATTCTGCGGATATATCCGAAGTCCGTGTCATTGAAGGAGAATCACTGAGGATTCTTGGCACCTCTGATCCCGATAATCAGGGGGTTGTCGGGGGAAGGTCCACGGATAATCTGATCAAGATGGCCATCGCCACGAAACAGCCGGTGAAAGAGGATTTTGTTGACCAGGGACAGCGGATATGGGTTCTCGTCACCCCTATTAAAAATAATAATGGGGAAGTCAATGGAGCCATCTATCTGGTTGCTAAAATAGAAAACATCTATGATCAGATGAGGCAGATAAATAATATTTTCACATCCGGCATAGCCATTGCATTAGCCATCACAGCAATTCTGGGAATACTCCTTGCCCAGACGGTAACACGCCCGATTTCCGATATGCGGAAACAGGCGCTGGCCATGGCAAAAGGGAACTTCTCCCGCAAGGTTAAAGTTTATGGATATGACGAAATTGGCCAGCTGGCCATTACGTTTAACAGCTTAACAAAGAAACTTCAGGAAGCGCATGCCACAACGGAAGGCGAACGGCGGAAATTATCCTCTGTTCTTTCCTATATGACCGATGGAGTTATCGCTACCGACCGCAAAGGCCGTGTCATTCTCATTAATGAGCCTGCAGCAAAAATGCTGAATGTTTCACGTGAAACGGTCCTTTCTTCACCGATTGTATCCCTCTTAGGCCTTGAAGAGGATTATACCTTTGAAGAGCTTTTAAATGAGCGGGATTCAGTCATCCTGGATTACAGCACCAAAACGAAAACGCTGATTCTCCGTGCAAATTTCTCGGTTATTCAAAAAGAAACCGGTTTTGTGAACGGCTTAATCACCGTTTTGCATGATATCACCGAGCAGGAGAAAATTGATATGGAACGCCGCGAATTTGTGGCGAATGTATCACATGAACTCAGAACGCCGCTCACGACGATGAGAAGCTATCTGGAAGCTCTGGCAGATGGCGCCTGGAAAGATGAGGAGATTGCCCCGAACTTTCTGGATGTCACCCAAAATGAAACAGAGCGGATGATCCGCCTGGTTAATGACCTGCTGCAGCTTTCCAAAATGGACAGCAAGGATTACCGTTTAAGCAAGGACTGGATTGATTTCATTTTCTTCTATAATAGAATTATAGACCGTTTTGAAATGACGAAGCAGCAGAATGTTTCGTTTGAAAGAAGGCTTCCGGACCATTCGGCTTTTGTGGAAATCGATAAGGACAAGCTCACACAGGTACTGGACAACATCATCTCCAATGCACTGAAATACTCTCCGGAAGGCGGAAAGGTGACGTTTGGCATTGAGGAAAAAGATGAATTCATTATCGTCAGCGTTTCTGACCAGGGTGTGGGAATACCAAAAGAAAATATTGAGCAGATTTTTGAGCGTTTTTACCGGGTGGATAAAGCCCGCACAAGAAAGCTTGGCGGAACAGGCCTCGGTTTGGCCATTGCGAAAGAAATGGTGGAGGCTCATGGCGGGAAAATTTGGGCAGCGAGTACAGAAGGGAAAGGGACAACGATTTCATTCAGCCTTCCATATGTTCGCTCGGAAGAGGATGATTGGGAATGA
- a CDS encoding YycH family regulatory protein produces MKYENIKSIILTILVVTSVLLTWNLWTYQPAFERIEKEANTIQEVTIAEKKEVNQIVRPDTLLFHLNEKQTFGTASPGEIDKVINEISDWNFADFENIKEEADILPSFVHNEGKAVLAFPDSVPIDLYKSVIKIGDKNLTDFQFDHIVIDTRQTGKKEGIVDFVSLDNRQIYRSHVPVSFIQNFKSQYFNLSEYNPEYRAYLAYKPSDKRTIYLPAQDTKMPRYQYLEKKLDSEQYKNALFSDPGVVQKSFQQSEDEYNDTLSLLRVNSDKNTLRYIKPAAGDNPAFPSGDLLKRSIDYINGHSGWTDNYQFAEIDEVNHRVVFRMYESSGYPIFSDDPKLSEIRQIWGQNEIYEYVRSSFQLGLSTETPTEVSLSSGNRVMEYLLALEGFDPELLEDVRLGYQMMLVKEAQTTFIRLEPSWFYRYEGTWKSISLDETGGMNNGLE; encoded by the coding sequence ATGAAATATGAAAATATAAAATCCATCATACTGACCATTCTAGTCGTGACAAGTGTCCTCCTGACCTGGAATCTCTGGACCTACCAGCCGGCTTTTGAGCGAATTGAAAAAGAAGCAAACACCATTCAGGAAGTGACAATCGCCGAGAAAAAAGAAGTAAATCAGATTGTAAGACCGGACACCCTCTTATTCCATCTCAATGAAAAACAAACCTTCGGCACGGCCAGTCCCGGTGAGATTGATAAGGTTATAAACGAAATCAGCGATTGGAACTTTGCTGACTTTGAAAATATCAAAGAGGAAGCAGACATCCTTCCATCGTTTGTTCATAATGAAGGAAAAGCGGTTCTGGCATTTCCGGATTCTGTTCCGATTGACTTATATAAATCCGTCATTAAAATTGGCGATAAAAATCTCACTGATTTTCAATTTGATCATATTGTCATTGATACCAGGCAAACGGGTAAAAAGGAAGGAATTGTTGATTTTGTCTCATTGGATAACCGGCAGATTTATCGAAGCCATGTGCCTGTTTCCTTTATTCAGAATTTCAAGAGCCAATACTTCAATCTGTCGGAATATAACCCGGAATACAGAGCCTATCTTGCTTATAAGCCATCTGATAAAAGAACCATCTACCTGCCCGCACAGGATACCAAAATGCCAAGATATCAATATCTCGAGAAAAAATTGGACTCTGAACAATACAAAAATGCCTTGTTCAGTGATCCGGGTGTCGTGCAGAAAAGCTTTCAGCAATCAGAGGATGAATATAATGATACCTTAAGCCTGCTGAGGGTGAATTCTGATAAAAATACCCTTCGTTATATTAAACCGGCAGCCGGGGATAATCCGGCATTTCCGTCAGGCGACCTCCTGAAAAGGAGCATTGATTACATTAACGGACATTCGGGATGGACAGATAATTATCAATTCGCCGAAATAGATGAAGTGAACCATCGGGTTGTATTCCGGATGTATGAATCTTCGGGCTATCCTATTTTCAGCGATGATCCGAAACTGTCTGAGATCCGCCAGATTTGGGGGCAAAATGAAATTTATGAGTATGTTCGAAGCAGCTTCCAGCTTGGACTGAGTACGGAAACGCCAACAGAAGTATCTCTCAGTTCCGGAAATCGCGTAATGGAGTACCTGTTGGCCCTTGAGGGATTCGATCCGGAATTGCTGGAGGATGTAAGACTGGGGTATCAGATGATGCTGGTCAAGGAAGCGCAGACCACCTTTATCCGTCTGGAGCCTTCCTGGTTTTACCGTTATGAAGGAACGTGGAAGAGCATTTCGCTTGATGAGACAGGGGGCATGAATAATGGATTGGAGTAA
- a CDS encoding two-component system regulatory protein YycI: MDWSKIKTIFILTFLVLDIYLMYEFFKLKEASEFEPVAQASLEKQLKSAEITFESPLPKSNPKDRYLRAKPVEFDIEELEDLKETKLEGQEITISEGTTLNSVLDEPIKISDKFSPSELSAFIKNRVLFGDQYRFWDKPEDSNKITYYQEFEDKMFYMNLNGELTFYLNDENEIVSYKQTLLEKIESKEESEKVIQPIKAVETLYKNGSLLPKSKITNVELGYFTFVHLSSSQLLTPAWRFVINGEENLFVDAFEGKIIQLSNEEKKIVE, translated from the coding sequence ATGGATTGGAGTAAGATTAAAACAATCTTTATTTTAACCTTCCTGGTGCTGGATATTTACTTGATGTACGAGTTTTTCAAATTAAAGGAAGCCAGTGAATTTGAACCGGTCGCCCAGGCATCCCTGGAAAAACAGCTTAAGAGTGCCGAAATCACATTTGAGTCACCGCTTCCGAAAAGCAACCCGAAAGACCGTTACTTGAGGGCTAAGCCGGTGGAATTTGATATTGAAGAGCTTGAGGACCTGAAAGAAACAAAGCTTGAAGGCCAGGAGATTACGATTTCAGAAGGAACCACCCTGAACTCAGTTCTGGATGAGCCGATCAAGATCAGTGACAAGTTCAGTCCATCCGAATTATCCGCTTTTATCAAAAACAGGGTGTTATTCGGGGATCAGTACCGCTTCTGGGACAAGCCCGAAGACAGCAATAAAATCACGTATTATCAGGAATTTGAAGACAAGATGTTTTATATGAATTTAAATGGCGAGCTCACATTTTATTTAAATGATGAAAATGAAATCGTCTCTTACAAGCAGACACTTCTGGAAAAGATTGAATCGAAGGAAGAGAGCGAAAAAGTCATTCAGCCGATCAAGGCTGTCGAGACCCTTTACAAGAATGGCTCGCTTCTGCCTAAATCAAAAATCACAAATGTAGAGTTGGGTTATTTTACCTTCGTGCATTTGAGCTCTTCACAATTATTGACGCCTGCCTGGCGATTTGTCATTAATGGCGAGGAGAATTTATTTGTGGATGCCTTTGAGGGCAAAATTATTCAGCTTAGCAACGAAGAGAAAAAAATAGTGGAGTGA
- a CDS encoding MBL fold metallo-hydrolase, whose translation MSLQFSVLASGSTGNAIFVETEGHSFLVDAGLSGKQMEGLFQHIGRDISKLSGILVTHEHSDHIKGVGILARKYKLPIYANEKTWLAMDGLIGQVPVDQKFHFDMEAVKTFGSLDIQSFGVSHDAADPMFYVFHDNGKKLVLITDTGYVSDRMKGLISNAEAYVFESNHDVQMLRMGRYPWNIKRRILSDVGHVSNEDAALAMSEVAGDRTKSFYLAHLSQDNNIKDLARMSVAQTLESRGIIVGEQFDLLDTDPKVPTILTAV comes from the coding sequence ATGTCTTTACAATTCAGCGTTCTTGCGAGCGGCAGTACGGGGAATGCGATCTTTGTCGAGACGGAGGGACATTCCTTTCTGGTAGATGCCGGTTTAAGCGGGAAGCAAATGGAAGGATTATTTCAGCATATTGGCCGGGACATCAGCAAGCTTTCAGGCATACTGGTGACCCATGAGCATAGCGACCATATCAAGGGGGTCGGGATTCTTGCCCGGAAGTATAAGCTACCGATCTATGCCAATGAAAAAACGTGGCTGGCCATGGACGGACTGATTGGGCAAGTGCCGGTTGACCAGAAGTTTCATTTTGATATGGAAGCCGTGAAAACATTCGGATCCCTGGATATTCAATCCTTCGGTGTGTCCCATGATGCAGCCGACCCAATGTTTTATGTGTTCCATGATAACGGGAAAAAGCTTGTACTGATTACCGATACAGGCTACGTCAGCGACCGCATGAAAGGCCTGATTTCTAATGCAGAGGCTTACGTCTTTGAAAGCAATCATGATGTCCAGATGCTTCGCATGGGCCGCTATCCGTGGAATATTAAAAGAAGGATCTTAAGCGATGTCGGCCATGTATCCAATGAGGATGCAGCGCTGGCGATGAGTGAAGTGGCCGGCGACCGGACGAAGAGCTTTTATCTTGCCCATTTAAGCCAGGATAACAATATTAAGGATCTGGCGAGAATGTCTGTCGCCCAGACATTGGAAAGCCGCGGAATCATTGTCGGCGAACAATTCGACCTTTTGGATACCGATCCGAAGGTCCCGACGATTTTAACAGCTGTTTAA
- a CDS encoding S1C family serine protease: protein MGYYDQDHQNRYKGQKGNKGGYFLASLVGIILGAILVVVAVPKLADYDVLPYTVEPDEKLQDEAAGDNNNARTQNVSVDVTTDVTKAVDKAGDAVVSITNIQTAGFWSNEGNKGGGQPAGTGSGVIYKKEGNTAFIVTNHHVVEGAQELEVSLEDGTKLPARLVGSDIWTDLAVLEVEAKEIKTVAEFGDSDKLKPGEPVIAIGNPLGQFSGSVTQGIISGLERAIPVDIDQNGTVDWQAEVLQTDAAINPGNSGGALVNISGQLIGINSMKIAESAVEGIGLAIPINYARPVIDDLEKFGEVKRPYMGVQLASVNEIPGYYQQEALKLPKDVKSGVAITSVEPNSPAAQAGLKEMDVIVEMDGQEIKDIIELRQHLYTKKSVGDQMKIKFYRDGKTQEVTMKLSGETF, encoded by the coding sequence TTGGGCTATTATGATCAAGATCATCAGAACCGTTATAAAGGGCAAAAAGGCAACAAGGGCGGATACTTTCTGGCCAGCCTTGTTGGCATCATACTGGGGGCCATCCTGGTCGTGGTTGCAGTCCCAAAGCTTGCTGACTACGACGTGCTCCCTTATACGGTTGAACCGGATGAAAAGCTGCAGGATGAAGCAGCGGGAGACAACAATAATGCCAGGACTCAGAATGTCTCAGTCGATGTGACAACCGATGTAACCAAGGCGGTCGACAAAGCCGGGGATGCAGTTGTAAGCATTACGAACATCCAGACAGCCGGCTTCTGGTCGAATGAAGGAAATAAAGGAGGCGGACAGCCGGCCGGCACAGGTTCAGGCGTTATTTATAAGAAGGAAGGAAATACAGCCTTCATCGTCACAAACCACCATGTGGTCGAAGGTGCTCAGGAATTGGAAGTAAGCCTGGAGGATGGCACCAAGCTGCCGGCAAGACTGGTAGGCAGCGATATTTGGACAGATCTTGCCGTGCTTGAAGTAGAAGCAAAGGAAATCAAAACGGTAGCCGAATTCGGCGATTCAGACAAGCTGAAGCCAGGCGAGCCCGTCATTGCCATCGGAAACCCTCTCGGCCAGTTCTCCGGCTCAGTCACACAGGGAATCATCTCTGGACTGGAGCGTGCCATACCGGTTGATATTGACCAGAATGGAACAGTAGACTGGCAGGCAGAGGTTCTGCAGACAGATGCCGCGATCAACCCGGGTAACAGCGGCGGGGCACTGGTGAATATCAGCGGCCAGCTCATCGGCATCAACTCCATGAAAATCGCAGAGAGTGCTGTAGAAGGAATCGGATTGGCGATTCCGATTAACTACGCAAGACCAGTCATTGATGACCTCGAAAAGTTCGGAGAAGTAAAACGTCCATATATGGGCGTTCAGCTGGCATCAGTCAATGAAATTCCTGGCTACTACCAGCAGGAGGCACTGAAACTGCCGAAGGATGTAAAATCAGGTGTGGCCATCACATCTGTAGAACCGAACTCTCCAGCAGCACAGGCGGGACTGAAGGAAATGGATGTCATTGTCGAGATGGATGGACAGGAAATCAAAGACATCATCGAACTGCGCCAGCATCTCTATACGAAGAAATCAGTGGGTGACCAGATGAAGATTAAGTTTTACCGCGACGGCAAAACCCAGGAAGTAACGATGAAGCTGAGCGGCGAGACATTTTAA
- a CDS encoding CxxH/CxxC protein, translated as MIYCCDEHVDLAIDIVVDEYETFPQLTKLEGDKKLSTTCEYCQNNAIYVVANE; from the coding sequence ATGATTTACTGCTGTGACGAACACGTTGATCTGGCAATAGATATAGTGGTGGACGAGTACGAAACATTCCCGCAATTAACAAAACTTGAAGGTGATAAAAAGTTATCAACAACCTGTGAATATTGTCAAAATAACGCAATATATGTTGTAGCGAACGAATGA
- the rlmH gene encoding 23S rRNA (pseudouridine(1915)-N(3))-methyltransferase RlmH has protein sequence MNISIITVGKLKEKYLKQGIDEYLKRLSAYAKMDIIEVPDEKAPEELSETEMMQVKQKEGERILAKIHPDAHVIALAIEGKMKSSEELADTLDKLATYGKSKIAFVIGGSLGLSQEVLQRADEKLSFSKMTFPHQLMKLILLEQVYRAFRINRGEPYHK, from the coding sequence GTGAATATCTCAATTATTACGGTCGGAAAGCTAAAAGAAAAGTACCTGAAGCAAGGAATTGACGAATACCTGAAAAGACTGTCGGCCTACGCCAAAATGGACATCATTGAAGTCCCCGACGAAAAAGCCCCCGAAGAACTAAGCGAAACGGAAATGATGCAGGTCAAGCAAAAAGAAGGCGAGCGGATCCTGGCGAAGATCCATCCGGATGCCCATGTCATTGCATTGGCGATCGAAGGGAAGATGAAATCGTCAGAAGAACTCGCGGATACTCTTGATAAACTGGCTACATACGGAAAGAGCAAGATTGCGTTTGTCATAGGTGGATCTCTTGGGTTGAGCCAGGAGGTTTTGCAGCGGGCGGATGAGAAGCTGTCTTTTTCGAAGATGACGTTTCCGCATCAGTTGATGAAGCTGATCTTGCTGGAGCAGGTTTATCGGGCTTTTCGGATTAATCGGGGGGAACCGTATCATAAGTGA